A genomic segment from Salvia splendens isolate huo1 chromosome 13, SspV2, whole genome shotgun sequence encodes:
- the LOC121761816 gene encoding uncharacterized protein LOC121761816 isoform X2, whose protein sequence is MEENSAGTEKRSWRKDDFTDLLFSWSLKDIFDEDLYKHQVEKIPEVFESVDHYLSSFDFPLLEDMRAAIAASLETVYKAPFAEVVSFKVTKPDTLLYNVKVDSWRNKISDRGKEPYRTLPNDLVLLSDSKPESVSDLQRIGAMYTFASVVKISEDKIGDSSSCEFKLKTTGIADLVDQKSKSLYVVYLTNITTHKRIWMALRMRQNLKIIEKVLVKSDLAKESCELCPLKFHNEVEEKFRSTLLSKSNESQLGAIRASICRIGCNHQPSVELIWGPPGTGKTSTLSTLLYILLEMNVRTLICAPTNTAITELASRVTTLMRNSVKTESGKSLLTCPLGGMLLFGNNDRLKIGSDIQEIFLDYRVDRLTEILVPLTGWMHCVSSMLDFLENCVSHHRIFVENDKIHSREHCDGEAVQSGTNSLLDYARDRFKSLAPPLRNCMLTVVTHLPRSFVDNGNHQKIMQLFSLLDSLEKLLFENNGITCMDLETIFMQQIMTGSESFLDTTSLQCVRSQCLFIIKSLQTSLSNLGFPKVFGKSSTEEFCFQKASLVFCTISSAFKLHSVDMDPFQLLVIDEAAQVKECETTIAFQIKDVRHAILVGDEIQLPATVSSKLSEEAGFGRSLFERLSSMGHPKHLLNVQYRMHPSISWFPNANFYQHQILDGPNVQSKSYERSYLPGKMFGPYSFINVRGGREELDDVGVSKRNMVEVAVVVKLVQKLLKAWNSSKENLSIGLVSPYAAQVAAIQDKLRSRYDHLERITVKVKSIDGFQGGEEDIIIISTVRSHRGGSIGFLCSPKRTNVALTRARHCLWILGNERTLCKSDSVWEEIVSDAKNRRCFFNADDDSDIGKTIIDVKKELDQLDDLLSEESTLFENLRWQVLFSENFRKSFQKLRFSNTKKLVINLLLKLGRGWRPRKLNVDWKCENSSYIIKQFKIDIYYVVCSIDMMKDTIYKQVLKVWDILPMTDTTKLLKRIDSIASMYTDVFINHCNDKLFERNLEVPMSWPLSCDTSRFKNPSSTKSVSGASTSSAECRTYVENSKVSESLLLMKFYSLSCGTVNHLLSDNEGKCVDLPFEVTDEEREIVDFTRSSFILGRSGTGKTTILTMKLYKTFQQYCVASRDSVAAEDNVSTTDEDEEEEEEEEEDDGGNMSITDEVAVEPCHGGTTDPVLHQLFVTVSPKLCHAVKKNVAQMKSISTENNSGHDSFTGMDDVDEVSEFKDIPDTFVGIQQEKYPLIITFHKFLMMLDGSLGKSYFQRFPFVRDSPQFGDRRSVGLQSFLRNNEVTYDRFSSIYWPHFNAKLKKSLDASRVYTEIISHIKGGPLEGGASDYKRSRQDYISLSESRISTLYVEQREAIYDIFEDYEKMKLERGEFDLADFVSDIHLRLNKEDLAGDKMDFVYIDEVQDLTTRQISLFRYICYNVEEGFMFSGDTAQTIARGIDFRFEDIRSLFYKEFVMGSQNRDLSGKKEKGLISDMFTLSYNFRTHTGVLRLAQSVVVLICHFFPHSIDVLPPETSRIYGESPIVLEPGSDDNLIISIFGHSGKSSGKWVGFGADQVILVRDDLAKKEISEYIGHQALILTIVECKGLEFQDVLLYNFFGSSPLSNQWRVVYGFLNEKDLLSGDSGNSFPSFSQSKHNLLCSELKQLYVAITRTRQRLWICENDVEVSKPMLDYWRKLSLVQVKKIDDSLAEAMKRASTPKEWKSQGIKLFWEKNYEMATMCFEKAGDETWEKRAKASGLRAVADSLRGSNSEEAATVLREAAEIFDSIDRVESAAECFYELGEFERAGRIYWDKCGKSELRKAGECFSLAGKYELAAKVYESGNFLRDCLSACSRGKHFNLGLQYIEQWKQDALSNSVIMVKFTEIDRIVQEFLENCALECHKAKDASLMRFVRAFCSTDSKRNFLRSLDCLEDLLVLEEELGNFNEASEIAKSLGHTLREVDLLEKAGQFNNACSLAFSYVISCVLWGFGNRGWPLKSFPQKAELLNRMRSVAQKVCGTYHASICAQSNFLSYDNKNLSELLHFYNASKQYETPIIEILVIRKLLEVHFQVNATKYEWDHELLLDPRSFSQRIGVNQISGGSLVYLWNLWKVHSLEILECLNRLEKNDSVELQGVVGFCFHYFGLRLLDNSRFAFQLLNPDAAWIKPVEGFIRWNKNVATLEARHCASAACKFWLQELIFVGLKVLEALQRLYDSMMKRLSTHCKSMCILYIFDIAKFFLDSKFFHLNFGDSKKLQGFVEQCTEYCNFNFPLDPRESLSENMISLRETELSRNLLEESVMRNIAGRGELTSGQIGRVVKIMLGNDKLKHGFYDKISERLSNGTPWKSFIENLTQPIESHSQRVQESPLRCSREALGQALLRALVETYNISWRVYDYISPHCFIYLVERMLILAPHPSGFFFTTKSSFVEYLVGMPPDANPKTSLTTHNNSRPGIMIDFVGQVVDQFLCNRIETVEWIMKSGINCNSYLPVLLLRSLMILCVLSINWGLSFDIFNQKMSRYDITKHLPKVFYEALRPRRRGYIQFVSAVATAFKLIGDPLVVVVSGDINRSVSYPDAVLLDLRSFSCRTDIMKTLFPRSTSVSDDQPTMDESNVTEPCVIVMPPAVSNEDENIVAKSSETGSATASSAGNDENLESLFLGKKVELEGHISLITHAIESAVVDSKEKGDDKNCDSDAEDEDSKTEDSAAVEVESDPSNKGKGKKKQTKKGNSAAEEVKPSHSNKGKGKGKNKGKSKKGKGGKRK, encoded by the exons ATGGAGGAAAATAGTGCGGGAACTGAAAAGCGTTCTTGGCGTAAAGATGATTTTACTGATTTGCTGTTTTCGTGGTCCTTGAAAGACATTTTTGACGAGGATCTGTACAAACATCAG GTGGAGAAGATTCCAGAGGTATTTGAAAGTGTGGATCATTATCTTTCATCATTTGATTTCCCTCTGTTAGAAGATATGCGAGCTGCAATAGCTGCTTCCTTGGAGACTGTTTACAAAGCTCCTTTTGCTGAAGTGGTTTCTTTCAAAGTGACAAAACCAGACACACTTCTGTATAATGTTAAAGTTGACAGCTGGAGAAACAAGATTAGTGATCGTGGAAAAGAGCCTTACAGAACATTGCCTAATGATCTTGTACTCCTATCGGATTCAAAACCTGAAAGTGTTTCTGACTTGCAACGCATTGGAGCAATGTACACTTTTGCATCCGTAGTTAAAATTTCTGAGGATAAGATTGGTGACAGTTCATCCTGTGAATTCAAGCTTAAAACCACAGGCATAGCTGATTTAGTTGATCAGAAAAGCAAGTCTCTCTATGTGGTATACTTGACTAACATAACCACTCACAAAAGGATATGGATGGCATTAAGAATGCGCCAAAATCTGAAGATCATTGAGAAAGTATTAGTCAAGAGTGACCTG GCCAAggaaagttgtgaattgtgccCTCTAAAATTTCACAATGAAGTGGAGGAGAAATTTCGATCAACTTTATTATCCAAGTCAAATGAATCACAACTTGGGGCAATCCGGGCCTCCATATGCAGAATTGGATGCAATCACCAACCCTCCGTGGAACTGATATGGGGTCCACCTGGGACTGGCAAGACATCAACTTTGAGTACCTTGCTGTATATCCTCTTGGAAATGAATGTGAGGACCCTCATATGTGCTCCAACGAATACTGCAATTACAGAGTTGGCTTCTCGTGTGACGACACTCATGAGAAATTCAGTTAAAACTGAAAGTGGGAAGAGCTTGTTGACTTGTCCTTTAGGAGGCATGCTCCTCTTTGGGAACAATGATCGCCTTAAAATTGGCTCTGACATCCAGGAAATCTTTTTAGATTACCGGGTTGATAGGCTTACGGAAATCTTAGTACCACTAACTGGCTGGATGCATTGTGTTTCATCCATGCTTGATTTTCTTGAAAACTGTGTCTCTCATCATAGGATCTTTGTGGAAAATGACAAGATCCACTCCCGAGAACATTGCGATGGTGAAGCTGTGCAGTCTGGAACAAACTCACTTCTGGATTATGCTAGAGATCGATTTAAAAGTTTAGCACCGCCCTTGAGAAATTGCATGCTGACAGTTGTCACTCATTTACCAAGAAGTTTTGTTGACAATGGGAACCACCAAAAGATAATgcaacttttttctcttcttgacTCGCTAGAAAAGTTGCTGTTTGAGAACAATGGCATTACATGTATGGATTTAGAAACTATCTTCATGCAACAAATAATGACCGGTTCTGAATCCTTTCTTGATACAACATCCTTACAATGTGTCAGAAGCCAGTGTCTGTTCATTATAAAATCTCTTCAGACTTCTCTTAGTAATCTTGGCTTTCCAAAAGTATTTGGTAAAAGTTCAACTGAAGAGTTTTGCTTCCAGAAAGCTTCACTGGTATTTTGCACTATATCATCTGCATTTAAGCTACATTCGGTTGATATGGATCCCTTCCAGTTACTGGTCATCGATGAAGCAGCTCAGGTTAAGGAGTGTGAAACAACCATTGCGTTTCAGATTAAAGATGTGAGGCATGCTATCCTGGTTGGGGACGAGATTCAGTTGCCAGCAACAGTATCAAGCAAG CTGTCTGAAGAAGCTGGCTTTGGGAGAAGCTTGTTTGAAAGATTAAGCTCAATGGGACATCCCAAACATCTACTTAATGTGCAGTACAGAATGCATCCGTCAATAAGTTGGTTTCCAAATGCAAATTTTTATCAACACCAGATACTTGATGGACCTAATGTGCAGAGTAAAAGCTACGAACGATCATATCTTCCAGGGAAAATGTTTGGTCCCTATTCGTTTATAAATGTTCGTGGTGGAAGAGAGGAGTTAGACGATGTGGGTGTCAGCAAAAGAAACATGGTTGAGGTCGCCGTGGTTGTGAAGCTTGTCCAGAAACTCCTCAAAG CATGGAATAGCTCAAAGGAAAATCTCAGTATTGGTTTAGTTTCTCCCTATGCTGCCCAAGTTGCAGCAATTCAAGATAAGCTCAGATCTAGATACGATCACCTTGAGAGGATTACAGTTAAGGTGAAGTCAATTGATGGGTTTCAAGGTGGTGAGGAAGACATTATAATTATATCAACTGTAAGGTCTCACAGAGGTGGTTCCATTGGTTTCTTGTGTAGTCCTAAAAGAACCAATGTTGCATTGACACGAGCCCG TCATTGTCTGTGGATATTAGGAAATGAGAGAACTTTGTGTAAAAGTGATTCAGTGTGGGAAGAAATAGTATCTGATGCCAAGAATCGGCGATGTTTCTTCAATGCGGATGATGATAGCGACATTGGAAAAACTATTATAGATGTGAAAAAGGAGTTGGATCAACTTGATGACCTTTTAAGTGAGGAGAGTACACTTTTCGAAAATTTAAGGTGGCAG GTTTTGTTCAGTGAGAACTTCAGGAAATCATTTCAGAAACTGAGATTTTCAAATACAAAGAAGTTGGTCATAAATTTGTTACTAAAACTCGGACGAGGTTGGCGGCCTCGGAAATTAAATGTGGACTGGAAATGTGAGAATTCTTCATACATCATAAAACAATTTAAGATTGATATATACTATGTTGTTTGCTCCATTGACATGATGAAGGACACCATCTATAAGCAAGTTTTGAAAGTGTGGGACATATTGCCTATGACGGACACCACAAAATTGTTGAAAAGAATTGACAGTATAGCTTCTATGTATACAGATGTTTTCATCAACCACTGCAATGACAAGTTATTTGAGAG gAATTTGGAGGTGCCAATGAGTTGGCCACTCTCCTGTGATACATCACGTTTTAAGAATCCTAGTAGCACGAAATCAGTCTCAGGTGCAAGTACTAGTTCCGCTGAATGCAGAACTTATGTTGAAAACTCAAAAGTTAGTGAAAGCCTGTTGCTGATGAAATTCTACTCCTTGTCATGTGGTACTGTAAATCATTTGCTTTCGGATAATGAGGGTAAATGTGTTGATCTTCCATTTGAAGTTACCGATGAGGAGAGGGAAATAGTAGATTTTACTAGAAGCAGTTTCATATTAGGTCGTTCTGGCACTGGGAAAACGACTATTCTAACTATGAAGCTGTACAAGACATTTCAGCAGTACTGTGTTGCTTCACGGGATTCTGTGGCAGCTGAAGACAATGTGAGTACCACcgatgaagatgaagaggaagaggaagaggaagaggaagatgatGGTGGCAATATGAGTATCACTGATGAAGTTGCTGTCGAGCCGTGCCATGGTGGAACCACAGATCCTGTATTACACCAGCTATTTGTCACCGTTAGCCCAAAACTGTGTCATGCTGTTAAAAAGAATGTAGCTCAGATGAAAAG CATTTCTACTGAAAACAACTCTGGACATGACAgcttcactggtatggatgatgTTGATGAAGTTTCTGAATTTAAAGATATCCCAGATACTTTTGTTGGCATTCAACAGGAAAAATACCCTCTTATCATTACATTTCACAAGTTTTTGATGATGCTTGATGGCAGTCTGGGAAAGTCATACTTTCAGAGGTTTCCTTTCGTAAGAGATTCCCCTCAATTCGGAGACAGAAGATCAGTGGGGCTACAATCTTTCTTGAGGAATAACGAGGTCACTTATGATCGATTTTCTTCTATATATTGGCCCCATTTCAATGCCAAGCTGAAAAAGAGTCTGGATGCTTCAAGAGTTTATACTGAGATAATCTCACATATTAAAGGAGGTCCTCTGGAAGGTGGAGCATCTGATTACAAGCGAAGCAGACAGGATTACATATCATTATCTGAGAGTAGGATATCTACTTTATATGTGGAACAGAGAGAAgcaatttatgatatttttgagGACTATGAGAAAATGAAGTTAGAACGCGGTGAATTTGATCTAGCTGATTTTGTGAGTGACATTCATCTCAGACTCAACAAAGAAGATCTGGCAGGTGATAAAATGGACTTCGTCTACATTGATGAAGTCCAAGACCTTACAACAAGGCAAATTTCCCTTTTCAGATACATCTGTTACAATGTTGAGGAAGGGTTTATGTTTTCTGGTGATACCGCACAGACCATTGCCAGAGGGATTGACTTCAGGTTTGAGGATATTAGATCCTTGTTCTATAAAGAGTTTGTTATGGGATCTCAAAATCGTGATTTGTCAGGGAAGAAAGAGAAAGGACTTATATCTGATATGTTTACTTTGTCCTACAATTTCCGTACCCATACTGGAGTACTTaggttagctcaaagtgttgtagttcttatatgccatttcttcCCACATTCTATTGATGTACTGCCCCCTGAGACGAGTCGTATATATGGTGAGTCCCCGATTGTTCTCGAGCCTGGAAGTGATGATAacttgatcatttctatttttggacatAGCGGTAAGAGTAGTGGAAAATGGGTGGGCTTTGGTGCTGACCAGGTTATTCTAGTACGGGATGATTTAGCAAAGAAGGAAATTTCCGAGTACATTGGTCATCAAGCTCTCATTCTGACTATAGTGGAGTGCAAGGGCCTTGAGTTTCAG GATGTTCTACTGTATAACTTCTTTGGCTCCTCGCCGTTGAGTAACCAATGGAGAGTCGTGTATGGATTCTTGAATGAAAAAGATCTTCTTTCTGGGGATTCTGGGAATTCCTTCCCGAGTTTTAGCCAGTCAAAGCACAATCTCCTATGCTCTGAGTTGAAGCAATTATATGTGGCGATTACTCGAACAAGGCAAAGATTATGGATTTGTGAAAACGATGTAGAGGTTTCCAAGCCAATGCTTGATTATTGGAGGAAGCTGTCTCTTGTGCAAGTGAAGAAAATAGATGATTCTCTAGCAGAGGCCATGAAGAGGGCTAGCACTCCGAAAGAGTGGAAATCACAGGGTATCAAG CTCTTTTGGGAGAAGAACTATGAGATGGCGACAATGTGCTTTGAAAAAGCAGGTGATGAGACTTGGGAGAAAAGGGCTAAGGCCTCTGGTCTTCGAGCTGTTGCTGATAGTCTACGCGGTTCAAATTCTGAAGAGGCAGCTACAGTGCTTCGAGAGGCTGCAGAAATATTTGATTCAATCGACCGAGTTGAATCTGCAGCTGAATGTTTCTACGAACTGGGGGAGTTTGAAAGAGCAG GAAGGATCTATTGGGACAAATGTGGTAAGTCAGAACTAAGAAAAGCTGGTGAATGCTTCTCATTAGCTGGAAAATATGAACTTGCTGCAAAAGTTTATGAGAGTGGGAACTTCTTAAGAGACTGCTTATCAGCTTGCTCCAGGGGGAAACATTTTAACCTCGGTTTGCAGTATATTGAGCAGTGGAAGCAGGACGCGCTGTCAAACAGTGTAATAATGGTTAAATTTACGGAGATTGATAGAATTGTGCAAGAGTTTTTGGAAAATTGTGCTTTAGAGTGCCACAAGGCAAAGGATGCATCACTGATGAGGTTTGTTCGAGCCTTCTGTTCCACAGATTCCAAACGCAACTTTCTAAGGTCATTGGATTGCCTTGAAGATCTTCTGGTTCTGGAAGAAGAGTTGGGAAACTTCAATGAGGCTTCCGAGATTGCGAAGAGTCTGGGTCATACTCTGCGTGAGGTTGATCTGCTGGAAAAGGCGGGGCAATTTAATAATGCTTGTTCATTAGCCTTTTCTTATGTTATTTCTTGTGTTCTGTGGGGATTTGGAAATCGAGGATGGCCATTAAAATCATTTCCTCAGAAAGCGGAACTTCTAAACAGAATGAGGTCAGTTGCACAAAAGGTTTGTGGAACCTATCATGCATCAATTTGTGCACAGTCCAACTTTTTGTCTTATGATAACAAGAATTTGTCTGAATTGCTGCATTTTTACAATGCTTCAAAGCAATATGAAACTCCAATTATTGAAATTCTTGTAATTCGAAAACTTCTAGAAGTACATTTTCAAGTGAATGCTACCAAGTATGAGTGGGACCATGAACTTCTGTTGGATCCAAGGTCGTTTTCTCAGAGAATAGGGGTGAACCAAATCTCTGGTGGATCACTTGTTTACCTTTGGAACTTGTGGAAGGTACATAGTTTAGAGATATTAGAATGTCTCAACAGACTGGAAAAGAATGATTCCGTCGAATTACAAGGTGTTGTTGGCTTCTGTTTTCATTACTTTGGACTGAGGTTGCTTGATAATTCCAGATTTGCCTTTCAGTTGCTGAATCCTGATGCTGCTTGGATAAAACCTGTTGAGGGTTTCATTCGTTGGAACAAGAATGTGGCGACTTTAGAAGCTCGTCATTGTGCATCAGCGGCTTGTAAATTCTGGCTACAAGAATTAATTTTTGTTGGACTTAAAGTGTTGGAGGCTCTTCAACGACTTTATGATTCCATGATGAAGCGCTTGTCTACGCACTGCAAAAGTATGTGTATACTATACATTTTTGACATTGCAAAGTTCTTCCTCGATTCCAAGTTCTTTCATTTGAACTTTGGAGATAGCAAGAAGCTGCAGGGTTTTGTGGAGCAATGCACTGAATACTGCAATTTTAATTTCCCTTTGGACCCTCGAGAGTCCTTATCAGAAAACATGATATCTTTGAGAGAAACTGAACTTTCCAGGAATTTACTTGAAGAGAGTGTTATGAGAAATATTGCTGGAAGGGGGGAACTTACAAGTGGGCAGATTGGACGTGTAGTGAAGATAATGCTGGGTAATGATAAGCTGAAGCATGGTTTCTATGATAAAATTTCTGAAAGGCTTTCAAACGGAACGCCTTGGAAGTCATTCATCGAGAATCTCACGCAGCCTATCGAGTCACATTCACAACGTGTGCAAGAATCTCCACTTAGGTGCTCAAGGGAAGCTTTGGGTCAAGCGCTGCTTAGAGCTTTGGTGGAAACTTATAACATCAGTTGGAGGGTGTATGACTATATATCTCCACACTGTTTCATATATCTTGTGGAAAGAATGTTGATCCTGGCTCCTCATCCAAGTGGCTTCTTTTTCACAACGAAATCCTCATTTGTTGAATATTTGGTAGGTATGCCACCGGATGCCAATCCAAAAACTAGCTTGACGACACACAACAATTCTCGTCCTGGTATCATGATCGACTTTGTTGGCCAAGTGGTTGATCAATTTCTTTGTAACAGAATTGAAACAGTAGAATGGATAATGAAATCTGGCATCAATTGCAATTCTTATCTTCCTGTTCTCCTTCTGAGATCGCTCATGATTCTGTGTGTGTTGTCTATAAATTGGGGCTTAAGCTTTGATATATTCAATCAGAAGATGTCTAGATATGACATTACAAAGCATCTTCCAAAGGTGTTCTATGAAGCTCTTCGACCTAGAAGGCGGGGTTATATTCAGTTTGTTTCAGCAGTTGCTACTGCTTTCAAGCTTATTGGTGATCCTCTTGTCGTTGTGGTTTCGGGCGACATCAATCGCAGCGTCAGTTATCCTGATGCGGTCTTACTCGACTTGAGATCCTTCTCTTGCAGAACTGATATCATGAAGACACTGTTTCCTAGAAGCACATCAGTATCGGATGATCAACCTACTATGGATGAAAGCAATGTGACCGAGCCTTGCGTCATAGTCATGCCGCCTGCAGTTAGCAATGAAGATGAGAATATTGTTGCAAAATCTTCAGAAACGGGCTCTGCAACTGCTTCAAGCGCAGGGAATGATGAAAATCTGGAGAGTCTTTTTCTGGGAAAGAAG GTGGAACTGGAGGGGCATATAAGCTTGATTACTCATGCTATTGAAAGTGCAGTTGTCGACTCCAAGGAGAAGGGCGATGACAAAAACTGTGACAGCGATGCTGAAGATGAAGATAGTAAAACGGAGGATTCAGCAGCTGTCGAAGTTGAATCTGATCCCAGCAACAAGGGGAAAGGAAAGAAGAAGCAGACCAAGAAAGGGAATTCAGCAGCTGAGGAAGTAAAGCCCAGTCACAGCAACAAGGGAAAAGGAAAGGGTAAGAATAAAGGCAAGTCaaagaaaggaaaaggaggtaAAAGGAAGTAG